One Nocardia iowensis DNA window includes the following coding sequences:
- the cobT gene encoding nicotinate-nucleotide--dimethylbenzimidazole phosphoribosyltransferase: MDRPDRKGSIVTHGFGPVAPPDAQVRVAAERRQAQLTKPGGALGRLEELGNWVAACQGVCPPKQFERARVVVFAGDHGIARHGVSAYPSEVTAQMVANFLGGGAAVNALAAVAGATVRVADISVDADTDPLVAEHKVRRSSGSIDREDALTTEEIQAALAAGKAIADEEIDAGADLLIAGDMGIGNTTPATALIATLTDTEPVAAVGRGTGVDDAGWARKVAAIRDAMRRARPVVKDPVELLRVAAGADFAALTAFLAQAATRRTPVILDGVVVTAAAMVAEDLAAGASAWWLAGHRSTEPAHNLALQRLRLDPLLDLDMRLGEGSGALTALPILRAAVATLAEMSTFADAGVSTADTDTADNVDLTVPADAPPAAPDLRK; the protein is encoded by the coding sequence ATGGACCGTCCTGACCGGAAAGGCTCGATAGTGACACACGGATTTGGACCGGTTGCGCCTCCGGACGCGCAGGTTCGGGTGGCGGCCGAGCGGCGGCAGGCGCAGTTGACCAAACCGGGTGGGGCGCTCGGGCGGTTGGAGGAGCTCGGCAACTGGGTGGCAGCGTGTCAGGGTGTGTGCCCGCCGAAGCAGTTCGAGCGAGCCAGGGTGGTGGTGTTCGCCGGGGATCACGGCATTGCGCGACATGGAGTTTCGGCTTATCCGAGCGAGGTCACCGCGCAGATGGTCGCGAACTTCCTCGGCGGCGGTGCGGCGGTGAACGCGCTCGCCGCCGTCGCGGGGGCGACCGTCCGGGTCGCGGATATTTCCGTCGATGCCGACACCGATCCGCTGGTCGCCGAGCACAAGGTGCGCCGCTCCAGCGGATCCATCGACCGCGAGGACGCGCTCACCACCGAGGAGATCCAGGCCGCGCTCGCGGCAGGCAAGGCGATCGCCGACGAGGAGATCGACGCGGGCGCCGACCTGCTCATCGCGGGTGACATGGGCATCGGCAACACCACCCCCGCGACGGCGCTCATCGCAACGCTCACCGACACCGAACCCGTTGCCGCCGTCGGCCGCGGCACCGGCGTGGACGACGCGGGCTGGGCGCGCAAGGTCGCCGCGATCCGCGATGCCATGCGCCGAGCCCGCCCGGTCGTCAAGGACCCGGTCGAACTGTTGCGCGTCGCGGCGGGCGCCGACTTCGCCGCCCTCACCGCGTTCCTCGCCCAGGCCGCCACCCGGCGCACCCCGGTCATCCTGGACGGCGTGGTCGTCACCGCCGCCGCCATGGTGGCCGAAGACCTTGCCGCGGGCGCCTCCGCGTGGTGGCTGGCCGGTCACCGCTCCACCGAGCCCGCCCACAACCTGGCCCTGCAACGTCTCCGCCTGGACCCGCTGCTGGACCTCGATATGCGCCTCGGCGAAGGGTCCGGTGCACTCACCGCCCTGCCCATCCTCCGCGCCGCGGTAGCCACCCTCGCCGAAATGTCCACCTTCGCCGACGCGGGCGTCAGCACCGCCGATACCGACACCGCCGACAACGTCGACCTGACCGTCCCCGCGGACGCTCCCCCGGCAGCGCCGGATTTGCGGAAATGA
- the cobU gene encoding bifunctional adenosylcobinamide kinase/adenosylcobinamide-phosphate guanylyltransferase, protein MSHSDSSRRTLVLGGARSGKSAYAEELAGAATGPVRYLATSIPDPADLDFAARIATHRDRRPADWAVVESADPAAVLSAPAPEGTTLIDDIGTWLTACIDARDAWESPRGTVSPEADALVAAVAAYPHRLIIVSPEVGMGIIPATRSGRLFRDEIGTLNQRLAQVCDEAFLVVAGLPLRLK, encoded by the coding sequence GTGTCGCACAGTGACTCGTCGCGCCGGACCCTCGTGCTCGGTGGTGCCCGGTCGGGGAAATCGGCTTATGCCGAGGAGTTGGCCGGTGCGGCGACCGGTCCGGTTCGGTATCTCGCGACCTCGATTCCTGATCCCGCCGACCTCGACTTCGCCGCACGCATCGCGACGCACCGCGACCGCAGACCCGCCGACTGGGCGGTGGTCGAAAGTGCCGACCCGGCAGCCGTGCTCAGCGCCCCGGCGCCGGAGGGCACGACGCTGATCGATGACATTGGCACCTGGCTCACCGCTTGCATCGACGCCCGCGATGCCTGGGAATCCCCGCGCGGCACCGTCTCCCCCGAGGCTGACGCCCTGGTTGCCGCCGTGGCCGCCTACCCACACCGGCTGATCATCGTGAGCCCCGAGGTCGGCATGGGCATCATCCCCGCCACCCGCTCCGGCCGCCTCTTCCGCGACGAAATCGGCACTCTCAACCAACGTCTCGCGCAGGTTTGCGATGAAGCGTTCCTCGTCGTAGCCGGACTCCCCTTGCGCCTCAAGTGA
- a CDS encoding helix-turn-helix domain-containing protein encodes MLSKVAVVLSERMAMFEFGVVCEVFGLDRSADGLPSFDFRVCSAEPGKPLHSNTPGISLTPQYGLEELATADLVAIPAASAKTGFDPRIVDAVRDAAAAGATVLTVCSGAFLAGAAGLLNGRKCTTHWSYVDELAELYPEATVDPDVLFVDEGDLITSAGTAAGIDACLHLVRRELGSAVANAIARRMVVPPQRDGGQRQFIERPVATCTSDSLISTLQWMNENLDLPHTIEDLAARSNMSTRTFARRFAAETGTTPVKWLTNQRVLLTKHLLEETDLGLEQIAARAGFGSGALLRHHFQRLVGIAPTEYRRRFGASPEVVETPA; translated from the coding sequence ATGCTGTCGAAGGTCGCCGTCGTACTGTCCGAGCGCATGGCCATGTTCGAATTCGGGGTCGTCTGCGAGGTTTTCGGCCTCGACCGAAGTGCCGACGGGCTGCCGAGCTTCGATTTCCGGGTCTGCAGTGCCGAACCGGGCAAGCCGCTGCACTCCAACACGCCGGGCATCAGCCTGACCCCGCAATACGGCCTCGAAGAGCTCGCGACGGCGGACCTGGTCGCCATCCCGGCCGCCTCGGCGAAAACCGGATTCGATCCGCGCATCGTCGACGCCGTCCGGGACGCCGCGGCGGCGGGGGCGACGGTGCTCACCGTGTGCTCAGGTGCCTTCCTTGCGGGCGCGGCCGGGCTGCTGAACGGGCGCAAATGCACCACACACTGGAGCTATGTGGACGAGCTCGCCGAGCTGTACCCCGAAGCGACCGTCGACCCCGATGTGCTGTTCGTCGACGAAGGGGACCTGATCACCAGCGCGGGCACCGCCGCGGGCATCGACGCCTGCCTGCACCTGGTCCGTCGCGAACTCGGCAGCGCCGTGGCCAATGCGATCGCGCGGCGGATGGTCGTGCCACCGCAGCGCGACGGTGGGCAGCGTCAATTCATCGAGCGCCCCGTCGCCACCTGCACCTCCGACAGCCTCATTTCCACCCTGCAGTGGATGAACGAGAACCTCGACCTCCCGCACACCATCGAAGACCTCGCCGCGCGGTCCAACATGTCCACCCGCACCTTCGCCCGCCGCTTCGCCGCCGAAACCGGCACCACCCCGGTGAAGTGGTTGACCAACCAGCGCGTCCTGCTCACCAAACACCTCCTCGAAGAAACCGACCTCGGCCTCGAACAAATCGCCGCCCGCGCCGGATTCGGCTCCGGAGCCCTGCTCCGCCACCACTTCCAGCGTCTCGTCGGCATCGCGCCCACGGAATACCGACGGCGTTTCGGGGCTTCCCCGGAGGTGGTGGAGACGCCCGCCTAG
- a CDS encoding DUF3043 domain-containing protein: MKLFRRGESSTTDATADQTAVADGDSAAGSTRTAVTATAGKGRPTPKRRDAQGKRRGPVAPAPLTAKEARARRKATRGTRQERKQASAERKAAVADRRNRMLAGEEKYLLPRDQGPVRAFVRDIVDGRRNLVGLFMPMALVLIMSMFVAPALQTIVTLAMLVMMAFMIAEGFLLGRIVNNRVRERFPDTTDTGYKLGWYAFVRASQIRKMRAPKPRVKPGEAV; the protein is encoded by the coding sequence GTGAAATTGTTCCGTCGCGGCGAGTCCAGCACCACCGACGCGACCGCCGATCAGACGGCGGTCGCGGACGGTGACTCGGCCGCGGGCTCCACTCGCACGGCGGTCACCGCCACCGCGGGCAAGGGCCGTCCCACTCCGAAACGCCGTGACGCACAAGGCAAGCGCCGTGGCCCGGTAGCTCCGGCACCACTCACCGCGAAGGAGGCCCGCGCCCGGCGCAAGGCCACCCGCGGCACTCGGCAGGAGCGCAAACAAGCCTCCGCCGAGCGGAAGGCGGCGGTTGCGGATCGCCGTAACCGCATGCTCGCCGGCGAGGAGAAGTACCTGCTGCCGCGCGATCAGGGTCCGGTGCGGGCGTTCGTCCGGGACATCGTCGACGGCAGGCGCAACCTGGTCGGCTTGTTCATGCCGATGGCGCTCGTGCTGATCATGTCGATGTTCGTCGCACCCGCGCTGCAGACGATCGTCACGCTGGCGATGCTGGTGATGATGGCCTTCATGATCGCCGAGGGCTTCCTGCTCGGGCGGATCGTGAACAACCGGGTCAGGGAGCGTTTCCCGGACACCACCGACACCGGTTACAAGCTCGGTTGGTACGCGTTCGTGCGGGCCTCGCAGATCCGCAAGATGCGGGCGCCCAAGCCGCGGGTCAAGCCCGGCGAGGCGGTCTAG
- a CDS encoding HesB/IscA family protein has product MTVQNETATDTHGVVLTDAAASKAKALLDQEGRDDLALRIAVQPGGCAGLRYQLFFDDRSLDGDLTVDFGGVKLAVDRMSAPYVQGASIDFVDTIEKQGFTIDNPNATGSCACGDSFN; this is encoded by the coding sequence ATGACTGTGCAGAACGAGACCGCCACCGACACCCATGGTGTGGTGCTGACCGACGCTGCCGCCAGCAAGGCGAAGGCGCTGCTGGACCAGGAGGGTCGCGACGACCTGGCGCTGCGGATCGCCGTGCAGCCGGGTGGTTGTGCCGGCCTGCGGTACCAGCTCTTCTTCGACGACCGCTCGCTCGACGGCGACCTCACTGTCGACTTCGGCGGCGTCAAGCTGGCCGTCGACCGGATGAGTGCCCCGTACGTGCAGGGCGCGTCCATCGACTTCGTCGACACCATCGAGAAGCAGGGCTTCACCATCGACAACCCGAACGCCACCGGCTCCTGCGCCTGCGGCGATTCCTTCAACTGA
- a CDS encoding carbohydrate kinase family protein has translation MSIAVSASIATDHLMRFSGRFADALLADQLDHVSLSFLVDDLQIRRGGVAGNIAYAMGLLNRTPLLVGAVGADFAEYRQWLEAHGVDCSGVLVSSRAHTARFVCTTDDDMAQIASFYPGAMSEARDISIAELAQAHSLELVLVGANDPDAMLRHTAQCRELGIPFAADPSQQLARLDGEQAIQLIDGAAYLFTNKYEWALLLQKTGLTEDEIAQRVGIRVTTLSENGVHIVDRDGTEITVGVVPETKKVEPTGVGDAFRAGFLTGHTAGLSLERSAQLGSLIAVLVLETMGTQEWTLNKETALERLAGAYGPEAAADIKPLL, from the coding sequence GTGTCCATCGCCGTTTCCGCGTCCATTGCCACCGACCACCTCATGCGTTTCTCCGGACGGTTCGCCGACGCACTGCTGGCCGATCAGCTCGACCACGTGTCGCTGAGCTTCCTCGTCGACGACCTGCAGATCCGCCGCGGCGGTGTGGCGGGCAACATCGCTTACGCCATGGGGCTTTTGAACCGCACGCCCCTGCTGGTCGGTGCCGTCGGCGCCGACTTCGCCGAGTACCGCCAGTGGCTGGAAGCGCACGGCGTCGACTGCTCCGGCGTGCTGGTCTCCAGCCGCGCGCACACCGCGCGCTTCGTCTGCACCACCGACGACGACATGGCCCAGATCGCGTCGTTCTACCCCGGCGCGATGAGCGAGGCCCGCGACATCTCCATTGCCGAACTCGCCCAGGCACATTCGCTGGAGCTCGTGCTGGTCGGCGCCAACGACCCCGACGCGATGCTGCGGCACACCGCGCAATGCCGCGAGCTCGGCATCCCGTTCGCCGCCGACCCGTCCCAGCAGCTGGCCCGCCTCGACGGCGAACAGGCCATCCAGCTGATCGACGGCGCCGCATACCTTTTCACCAACAAGTACGAATGGGCGCTGCTGCTGCAGAAGACCGGCCTCACCGAGGACGAAATCGCGCAGCGCGTCGGTATCCGAGTGACCACGCTCAGCGAGAACGGCGTGCACATCGTCGATCGCGACGGCACCGAGATCACCGTCGGCGTGGTCCCGGAGACCAAGAAGGTCGAGCCGACCGGCGTCGGTGACGCGTTCCGCGCGGGCTTCCTCACCGGCCACACCGCGGGCCTCAGCCTGGAGCGCTCGGCCCAGCTGGGTTCCCTCATCGCCGTCCTGGTCCTGGAAACCATGGGCACCCAGGAATGGACCCTCAACAAGGAAACCGCCCTCGAACGCCTGGCCGGCGCCTACGGCCCCGAAGCCGCCGCCGACATCAAGCCTCTGCTCTGA
- the asnB gene encoding asparagine synthase (glutamine-hydrolyzing): MCGLLGFLTSDEAAPGVVEQVYDALHCVRHRGPDERGTWHDDHLIFGFNRLSIIDIEHSHQPLRWGPPENRERYALAFNGEIYNYIELREELAEAHSAEFGDDPIFRTEGDGEAVVAAFHYWGPDAVRRLRGMFAFAIWDTETKKLFLARDPFGIKPLFLATGPGGTAFGSEKKSLLELLSPLGLTDALDPRALEHYTVLQYVPEAETLHKDIRRLESGSYATVGLGETPEITRYFHPQFKVRPFAPDSAAARYREIAEALEDSVAKHMRADVTVGSFLSGGIDSTAVAALAMRHNPKLITFTTGFEREGYSEVDVAAESAAAIGARHIVKVVSPAEFASAIPEIVWYLDDPVADPALVPLYFVAKEARKHVKVVLSGEGADELFGGYTIYREPLSLKPFEYLPGGLRKLAGKLSERIPDGTRGKSLLHRGSLSLEERYYGNARSFSDAQLRSVLREFRPEWTHQDVTAPIYAQSRGWDPVARMQHLDLFTWLRGDILVKADKMTMANSLELRVPFLDSEVLKVAEGLPFEQKITKETTKYALRQALEGIVPPHVLHRAKLGFPVPLRHWLRGTELYDWAHQQILESQTDHLLNKAAITDMLLAHRAGTADHSRRLWTLLVFMVWHGIFVEDRIKPEIQEPVYPVSL; the protein is encoded by the coding sequence GTGTGTGGACTGCTCGGGTTTCTGACATCTGACGAGGCAGCACCTGGCGTGGTGGAGCAGGTGTACGACGCGCTGCACTGCGTCCGGCACCGCGGCCCCGACGAACGCGGCACCTGGCACGACGATCACCTGATCTTCGGCTTCAACCGCCTGTCGATCATCGACATCGAACACTCGCACCAACCGCTGCGCTGGGGCCCGCCGGAGAACCGGGAGCGCTACGCGCTGGCCTTCAACGGCGAGATCTACAACTACATCGAACTCCGCGAGGAACTGGCCGAGGCGCACAGCGCGGAGTTCGGCGACGACCCGATCTTCCGGACCGAGGGCGACGGCGAGGCCGTCGTCGCGGCGTTCCACTACTGGGGACCGGACGCGGTGCGGCGGTTGCGCGGCATGTTCGCGTTCGCGATCTGGGACACCGAGACCAAGAAGCTTTTCCTGGCGCGGGACCCGTTCGGCATCAAGCCGCTGTTCCTGGCCACCGGGCCGGGCGGTACCGCGTTCGGCAGCGAGAAGAAGAGTTTGCTGGAACTGCTGTCCCCGCTCGGGCTGACCGACGCGCTGGATCCGCGCGCGCTGGAGCACTACACCGTGCTGCAGTACGTGCCGGAGGCCGAGACGCTGCACAAGGACATTCGGCGGCTCGAATCCGGTAGCTACGCGACCGTCGGCCTCGGCGAAACGCCCGAGATCACCCGGTATTTCCACCCGCAGTTCAAGGTGCGCCCGTTCGCACCGGATTCGGCTGCCGCGCGTTACCGCGAAATCGCCGAGGCGCTGGAAGATTCCGTCGCCAAGCACATGCGCGCCGACGTGACCGTCGGGTCGTTCCTGTCCGGCGGCATCGACTCCACCGCGGTCGCGGCGCTGGCCATGCGGCACAACCCGAAGCTGATCACGTTCACCACCGGATTCGAGCGCGAGGGCTACTCCGAGGTCGACGTGGCCGCCGAGAGCGCGGCGGCGATCGGTGCGCGGCACATCGTGAAGGTGGTCTCGCCCGCCGAGTTCGCTTCGGCGATTCCCGAAATCGTCTGGTACCTCGACGATCCCGTCGCCGATCCGGCGCTGGTGCCGCTGTACTTCGTGGCGAAGGAAGCGCGCAAGCACGTCAAGGTCGTGCTGTCCGGCGAGGGCGCCGACGAGCTGTTCGGTGGGTACACCATCTACCGGGAGCCGTTGTCGCTCAAGCCCTTCGAGTATCTGCCCGGTGGGCTGCGCAAGCTGGCGGGCAAGCTCTCCGAGCGCATTCCGGACGGCACCCGCGGCAAGAGCTTGCTGCACCGCGGCTCGCTCAGTCTGGAGGAGCGCTACTACGGCAACGCACGCAGCTTCAGCGATGCCCAATTGCGTTCCGTGCTGCGCGAATTCCGCCCCGAGTGGACCCACCAGGACGTGACCGCGCCGATCTACGCGCAGTCGCGCGGCTGGGATCCGGTGGCCCGCATGCAACATCTCGACCTGTTCACCTGGTTGCGCGGCGACATCCTGGTCAAGGCCGACAAGATGACCATGGCCAACTCGCTCGAATTGCGGGTGCCGTTCCTGGATTCCGAGGTGCTGAAGGTGGCCGAGGGGCTGCCGTTCGAGCAGAAGATCACCAAGGAAACCACGAAATACGCGCTGCGCCAGGCACTCGAGGGCATCGTCCCGCCGCACGTGCTGCATCGCGCCAAGCTCGGTTTCCCGGTCCCGCTGCGACACTGGTTGCGCGGCACCGAACTCTACGACTGGGCCCACCAGCAGATCCTCGAATCGCAGACCGACCACCTGCTGAACAAGGCCGCGATCACCGACATGCTCCTCGCTCACCGCGCGGGCACCGCCGACCACAGCCGCCGCCTGTGGACCCTGCTGGTCTTCATGGTCTGGCACGGCATCTTCGTGGAAGACCGCATCAAGCCCGAAATCCAGGAGCCGGTCTACCCGGTCTCGCTGTAG
- a CDS encoding cytochrome c oxidase subunit II: protein MAHKASEEIGARPARGRQGGRILRRAGLAVSLGITAVLVSGCSIDNVWLRFGWPSGVTPQATRMRELWTWSIVAALLMGVLVWGLTFWTVAFHRKKPDSPEFPRQTGYNVPLELTYTAVPFVIIAVLFYFTVVVQNYVHEKVDNPDVTVDVTAFQWNWKFGYRNVDFKDGYRFDGIDTTREASNQEQLEEYKEATKDGHPQPGPLHGKPANDILSYLHYDTVETIGSSSEVPILVLPTNKVIEFQLAAADVVHAFWVPEFLFKRDVMPNPKENHSDNVFQITKIEKEGAFVGRCAEMCGTFHSMMNFEVRAVSPDKFTRYLDARKAGRTNAEALESIGESPVATSTRPFNTERTTKTAAEAK, encoded by the coding sequence GTGGCGCACAAGGCGAGCGAAGAGATCGGGGCACGACCGGCCCGGGGTCGGCAGGGTGGCCGCATCCTTCGGCGGGCCGGGCTGGCGGTGTCCCTCGGGATCACCGCGGTGCTCGTCTCGGGCTGCTCGATCGACAATGTTTGGCTGCGGTTCGGCTGGCCCTCGGGTGTCACGCCGCAGGCGACCCGGATGCGGGAGCTGTGGACCTGGTCGATCGTCGCCGCCCTGCTGATGGGCGTGCTGGTCTGGGGTCTGACCTTCTGGACCGTCGCCTTCCACCGCAAGAAGCCGGACTCCCCGGAGTTCCCCCGGCAGACCGGGTACAACGTGCCGCTGGAGCTGACCTACACGGCGGTGCCGTTCGTCATCATCGCGGTGCTGTTCTACTTCACCGTCGTCGTGCAGAACTACGTGCACGAGAAGGTCGACAACCCGGACGTCACCGTCGACGTGACCGCCTTCCAGTGGAACTGGAAGTTCGGCTACCGCAACGTGGACTTCAAGGACGGCTACCGGTTCGACGGCATCGACACCACGCGTGAGGCGTCGAACCAGGAGCAGCTGGAGGAGTACAAGGAGGCGACCAAGGACGGTCACCCCCAGCCGGGTCCGCTGCACGGCAAGCCCGCCAACGACATCCTCTCCTACCTGCACTACGACACGGTCGAGACCATCGGGTCCAGCTCGGAGGTGCCGATCCTGGTGCTGCCGACCAACAAGGTGATCGAGTTCCAGCTCGCCGCCGCCGACGTGGTGCACGCCTTCTGGGTGCCGGAGTTCCTGTTCAAGCGCGACGTGATGCCGAACCCGAAGGAAAACCACTCGGACAACGTCTTCCAGATCACGAAGATCGAGAAGGAAGGCGCGTTCGTCGGCCGCTGCGCGGAAATGTGCGGCACCTTCCACTCGATGATGAACTTCGAGGTACGCGCGGTTTCGCCGGACAAGTTCACCAGGTACCTGGACGCGCGCAAGGCTGGCAGGACCAATGCCGAAGCGCTCGAATCCATCGGTGAGTCGCCGGTCGCCACGTCGACCCGGCCGTTCAACACCGAGCGCACGACCAAGACCGCGGCCGAGGCAAAGTAA
- a CDS encoding cytochrome c oxidase subunit 4, whose product MKIEARIFELLTVFFIIVAVVYGFFTGQSRTGVEWAGTTATVLTAGLSLIIGTYFRFVARRLDLRPEDYEDAEIVDGAGDLGFFSPGSFWPITLAAAGSITALGLAFFQFWLIGLGVVCVLIAAAGLVFEYYLGPERH is encoded by the coding sequence ATGAAGATCGAAGCGCGGATTTTCGAACTGCTGACGGTGTTCTTCATCATCGTTGCGGTTGTCTACGGCTTCTTCACCGGCCAGTCCCGCACCGGCGTGGAATGGGCGGGCACCACCGCGACCGTGCTGACCGCCGGTCTGTCGTTGATCATCGGCACCTACTTCCGCTTCGTCGCGCGTCGCCTCGACCTGCGTCCGGAAGACTACGAGGACGCCGAGATCGTCGATGGCGCAGGCGATCTTGGCTTCTTCTCGCCCGGCAGCTTCTGGCCCATCACGCTGGCCGCGGCGGGCTCCATCACCGCCCTCGGCCTGGCCTTCTTCCAGTTCTGGTTGATCGGCCTCGGTGTGGTGTGTGTGCTGATCGCCGCCGCGGGTCTCGTCTTCGAGTACTACCTGGGTCCCGAACGGCACTGA
- a CDS encoding SDR family NAD(P)-dependent oxidoreductase — protein sequence MPEFRSAPVKFTDRKRHRSPVSLDGQRVLVTDACSDIGRATANVLAAQGARLLLVARRGDQLIAACEEIRASDGDAHWYRCDTSALGDVDQLVTWVLGEFGAVDVLINQAGRPVRRPVAQSLHRFRDYQQMMAANYFGPLRLTLGLLPAMLRSGSGHVINVGPWNVNTGAAPNFASYASAQAAWTTFGQCADAELSPHGIKVTAVHYPAAQSDAETHYTERPLRAAHRIEAVIHSNNPRVEPRFTRTLYALAGVAPRSTARLMHAFGI from the coding sequence ATGCCCGAATTTCGTTCTGCTCCGGTCAAATTCACCGATCGCAAGCGTCACCGTTCGCCGGTATCACTCGACGGTCAGCGCGTCCTGGTCACCGACGCGTGCTCCGATATCGGCCGCGCCACCGCGAATGTGCTTGCCGCCCAAGGCGCCCGATTACTCCTGGTCGCCCGGCGCGGCGATCAGCTCATCGCCGCCTGCGAGGAGATCCGCGCGAGCGATGGCGACGCGCATTGGTATCGCTGTGACACCTCAGCGCTCGGCGACGTCGACCAGCTCGTGACGTGGGTGCTCGGCGAGTTCGGTGCGGTTGATGTGCTGATCAACCAGGCCGGGCGGCCGGTGCGCAGACCGGTGGCCCAGTCGCTGCACCGATTCCGGGACTATCAGCAGATGATGGCGGCCAACTACTTCGGCCCGCTGCGGCTCACCCTCGGCCTCCTACCCGCCATGCTGCGGTCCGGTTCGGGTCACGTGATCAACGTCGGTCCATGGAACGTGAACACCGGCGCCGCACCGAATTTCGCCTCCTACGCCAGCGCCCAGGCCGCTTGGACCACCTTCGGCCAGTGCGCCGACGCCGAACTGTCCCCACACGGGATCAAGGTCACCGCCGTGCACTACCCGGCCGCCCAGTCGGACGCCGAAACCCATTACACAGAGCGTCCGCTCCGAGCGGCCCACCGGATCGAGGCCGTCATCCACAGCAACAACCCCCGCGTCGAGCCCCGCTTCACCCGCACCCTCTACGCCCTCGCCGGGGTCGCCCCGCGCTCCACCGCCCGCCTCATGCACGCCTTCGGCATCTGA
- a CDS encoding ABC transporter permease produces the protein MTSIAPTTLATPDRHRMAWAVSDAITLARRDLAHWQRQPGVVIANTLLFPIMIVLMFGYLLGGAMTVPGGGDYREFLLPGMFAMTMVFGIGTTMVAVSSDAARGITDRFRSMPMSSSAVLVGRALADMLNSTIALAVLIGCGLAIGWYPHNGLGNALAAAGLLLLLRFAFLWIGAYLGLLFHADPEAVTAVRTLEFPIGFLANPFVATATMPAWLGAIAAWNPLSSTATAARELFGNPTGNDHSWIAEHSVLMAIVWPMLLIAIFLPLSIHRYRHLSS, from the coding sequence ATGACCAGCATTGCCCCCACCACGCTCGCTACGCCGGACCGGCACCGGATGGCCTGGGCCGTGTCCGACGCGATCACCCTCGCCCGCCGCGACCTCGCCCACTGGCAGCGGCAACCCGGCGTCGTCATCGCCAACACCCTGCTGTTCCCGATCATGATCGTGCTGATGTTCGGATATCTGCTCGGTGGCGCGATGACCGTTCCCGGCGGCGGCGACTACCGAGAGTTCCTGCTGCCCGGCATGTTCGCGATGACCATGGTGTTCGGCATCGGCACCACCATGGTCGCGGTCAGTTCCGATGCCGCGCGCGGCATCACCGACCGCTTCCGTTCGATGCCCATGTCATCCTCGGCTGTCCTGGTCGGCCGCGCCCTCGCCGACATGCTCAATTCGACAATCGCGCTGGCGGTGCTCATCGGCTGCGGACTAGCGATCGGCTGGTATCCGCACAACGGTCTCGGGAACGCACTCGCCGCCGCGGGACTGTTGTTGTTGCTGCGCTTCGCTTTCCTGTGGATCGGCGCCTACCTCGGACTGCTGTTCCATGCCGATCCGGAAGCCGTCACCGCGGTGCGCACGCTGGAATTTCCCATCGGCTTCCTTGCCAACCCGTTCGTTGCCACCGCCACCATGCCCGCCTGGCTCGGTGCCATCGCCGCCTGGAACCCGCTGTCGTCCACCGCCACCGCGGCGCGCGAACTCTTCGGCAATCCCACCGGCAACGATCACTCCTGGATCGCCGAGCATTCGGTGCTCATGGCGATAGTGTGGCCGATGCTGCTGATCGCGATATTCCTGCCGCTGTCCATCCACCGCTACCGGCATTTGAGCAGTTGA